ATCGAATGAGTTCTATTTTTGTTAAATCGTGAATTTAAGAGTGTAGGTAGTGCTGATTAGGGACTTCGGACTGGGTTTTTTTGGGCATTATGGCTAGGCGTCATGGATGGCAACTACCGGTTCATACTTTTCAGGTACATTTACCGTTTTCTTTATCTTGTTAGGTTATGTATGTTCGATAGTTGAACTTTGAAGCCACTGCTTAATCACTGGGTCTCAGACTTAATTGGGATAATTCTCTtcagtttttatatttaattgggTTCATTTCTGTTATGCTTTGTTCTGTTTCGATGGCATTAGTAAATGAGATATTTTGCAATGTTCTTTTCATTTCTAGTCTTTTTTTAGTTTAGCCCAAAAGGAATTGTAATGTAGAATGCTGTCTAAATgattttttatctcaaaaaaaatgTAGTTGCTTGATTCACTTGCTGTATGTTCGGTTTATTAGTCCGGGTTGTATGATCGTGCTTTACTGCATTTCACAGCATTGTTCTTCAAACACAAGAAATTAAAATGCATAAGTTGGCCCTGTTTAAACTTCTTAGTGAAAGATGGAACTGGTTGCCTGGGCATTTTAAAGACCTAATCATGGAGATAATGAAAGATGAGTAAATTCCTAGTCGAAACTTAAATTAGTCCTTGGAATTTCTCTGGGTGCGGTTTATGTTTGTGGTCGGTATGTGaataaatttgattattgtCTCAGACAGCCATAATCAATACTAACTTTCTTTTTCTGTTTGTCATGCATAGATTGTGGCTATAACAGTTTTCTTCTTGCTCTCCGTTGCATACTACGCCTTCTTTGCTCCCTTCCTTGGGAAGGATATTTATGAATATGTAGCTGTTAGTGTTTATTCTATCCTGGTAAGCACATTAATAGGTTTTCTTTTCCTTCCTGATTTCTTCAACAGTCAATTCACAGTTCCTTCCTTGCTTGTTCTCCTGCCACCATTTTCAGGCTCTTGCTGTATTTATTCTTTATGTACGAGCCACCGCTATCAATCCTGCTGATCCTGGAATTATGCTGGAAGCTGATGGGACAATAGGGCCTAAATCACAAAATGGCACAGATCTACCTGGTCAGTGGCGTTTTCAATATACGTCTCTTGCTTAGGGACTAGATGCTGTCCATAATTTTTCGTTCAACAAATTGATAACTGTGATGACTTTAACCTCCTGGCATGTGCCTTAGACCAGCAGAGTCAGAAAAAAGTAATTGTCAGAAGTTCCTAAGTAATGAATGACTTAAATTGCAGTCCCTCAGAAGCTTGCTAACAGCATTTCAGCCTTCCTAACCATTTACACGTAAATCAAGATGCAAAAACACGAGCTCTACCCTGTCAATGAATTGACTTTTGAATTCTTTCTTGATGCTGAAAAATGAATGGTAGATAGAAGTTTCTCGTGTTCTATGTGCTTTTCAATCTCTTATGAAATTATTATGGTTTAAACCAGGAAATGTATCTTCAATTGAAGAACCTAGCAAGGTGAGGTTAAAGGATGGAGGAAAATCAGCTAGACATGGTTCAAGTTTGTGCTCGAAAGTTGGGGGTTTCTTTTGCGGTTTTCTTATTAAACATGACTGCCGCAAGGATGATGATATTCTTCAAGAACAATCTGGGGAGGATGCTTTATTCTGTACACTGTGCAATGCAGAGGTATGTCCGGAAAAGTTTATTTCAAAAGCCTCTGATCCGTTCTTCATGAATGAGTTCTTGGACACACGCACACTCAAAGTAAGAAGTTGTACCGAAGAAAAAGAGGAAGATAAGATAGATTAGAGAGTCAACTTCAGAAAGTTGATACCCTTCGTTAACTAGAACATTGATGAGTTTTTTTGAGCATATTGCTAATTAGAGCTTTTCAGGTGCTAAAAGTCATTCTCACATAAGTAAAAATAGTTCTATCCATTTCAGGGAGAGATTAGAGTATCAGTTCTTTTAAGGAGCTATGCCTCTCCCTCTCATTCTTTCCTTTTCTGAATGAGGCTTGCTTATTGTGGGTTGATGtggactttttatttattttttacctAGGTACGCAAGTTCAGCAAACATTGCAGAAGCTGTGACAAATGTGTTGATGGATTTGATCATCACTGTCGCGTAAGATATAAATGTTCATCCTCTCTATTCTCATGTCATGGCTGTTTTTTCTCATAggcaataatttattaataatatttgctTATCATACATAATGATAACGTAGTGATAACGTCTCTTTGGTAGCAACCTAAAAGACGTTATCACATAAGATTCTCAATTTGATACTCATTTTATAGGTAATATGAATGTTATGGTTTTCAAAGATATCAATTTTATTTCCACTTTCCATCAGTTCTATATTGGCATTATGGGCTTGATAAAATCTTTCTTTTGATGATGCAGTGGTTGAACAATTGTGTAGGAAGGAGGAATTATATCACCTTTGTGTCCCTTATGGCTACTAGCCTTCTTTgggtaaaatttgaaatttaattcacAATTTAGACTTCCTTTCATTTCCTCCATTTATTTTATGAGTTCGATTCCCTGAAGTCATACAGAATATATTTTCTTGCGTGCATCTTTCTTGTCATATGCTATCAGCTGCTTGTTGAATTTGGAGTTGGGGTTGCTGTCCTGGTTCGATGTTTTGTTGATAGAAAGGGCATGGAGCATCTAATAACGGAGAAGCTTGGCATAGGATTCTCCCGCCCTCCTTTTGCTAGCGTGGTGGTAATTTTCCCAACTCTTTTCCCACTTATATTCACTTATTGTATTAATAGCCTTGATTAACTGAGAAACTGTGATACACATCAGGCCATAATACACTGGCCTGGATGTGACTATAGTGATCAATGTATTGTGTTAACCATCATCCAGGACTAGGACCTTAGTACACTTGAAAAGAAGAACTACGTTGCTCACTTGTTCTTAGGGACACGAGCTGAACcttcttaacatttataatgCTTTTTTAAATCCATTATTAACATTTATTCTGTAGATACATGTATGATTTCATCTCCTTGAAGTTGATTTGGAGCATAGTAATCCCAATTTTTAGATAAGTTCCATTTGTGTGAGTGTGGGAGCATATTATTCAAGATTAACAATATGATGACCACAGGCAGTCTGCACAGCTGTTTCTCTTCTTGCCACTGTTCCATTGGGAGAGCTATTCTTTTTCCACATGATTTTGATTCGGAAGGTATGCACTTACTTTTTCCGCCTTCTGTGTGCCTGTGTCCTTTTCAatagttttatatttattataagtCAAATGATGACACTGGTTGGTTTATGGTTGCAGGGTATCACAACATATGAGTATGTTGTTGCCATGAGAACACAAAGTGAACCGCCTGGACCATCTGTGGATGGGGGAGGAGATCAACAAAGTCTACCGTCTTCACCAACCAGTTCAGCTGTCACTGCTTTGAGTGGAAGAAGCTCTGTTGGAATGAGCTTGCAATATAGAGGTGCTTGGTGTACTCCTCCAAGAATATTCATGGACCACCAGGTACTATTACCAATATGGTTATgtgattttaaaaattggagACAATTTGATACTCGACCGATAATTGGATCTTCTGTAAACAGGATGAAATTATTCCACATTTGGAGCCAGGACGCCTACCATCGACAGTTGACCCTGATACAGTACCAGAAGGCGACAAAGGAAAAAGACTACCGCAGCGTCCGGTTCGAATCAGTGCCTGGAGACTTGCCAAATTGGATTCAAATGAGGCAATTAAAGCGGGTGCTAAGGCTAGAGCATCATCATCAGTGCTACGTCCCATAAGTTCAAGACATCACCCATATGACACGGATCATTTATCTAGTAGTAACATTAGTGGAAGGAGCAGTCCGATGAGTACCGATCAAGGGTTTCATAACACAAATGGTAGAACAGGGACATCAAGAGTAGGAGTATCTCCTTCGAGGAGCAATTCCTATGCACCAAGCAATGTGAGTCATACTAGCAGGGATGATATAGAAGCATGCCAGCAGAGTGTTAGTAACTTCAGTAGTGCTAATGTATCGAATCTTGCAACGTCGCCATTACAGCACCCACTGTCGAACAGGGATCATTTTAACCCCATATACCAAGCATTGACAAATCAATCTCCAGCAAGGAGGAACGAACCAAATGGGAATGCACCGCGTGAAAATGCAGCTCAAGTTCCTGTAAGAAGAAATGTTGGTGCAATGGAGAATATGAGAAGTTCAGTTTATTGGGATCCTGAAGCAGGACGATTTGTCTCCTCTTCATCGAGGGGTGTTGGTTTGTCTAGTGAGGTACCAAGAGCAGAGCTGTTGTACACTGATCAGTCGATATTCTTTGGGGGTCCTCTTGTGAATGAGGGGCTAAGTAGAGGGACCAGAAGCGGAAGTTCATTGGGAAGTGACGTGGATAGAGGAGCAGGAGGCGGAGGTGGAGGATCGGCATCAAGTCAATATTATCAACAGAGCAGACCACAAAGGGGTGGTCAACTTCCCGTGTTTGTTCCGAGTGATTCTCAGCAAAACCAATTTTCATCTAGATTGCcttaacaaaattttaaaaaaattgtgaaattgAGGGATCACTGATTTTGTTGTTAATCTGGCAGAAGCATTAGATTTTAGACGTTAACTCTTATGTGCAGTGTTTTGATTTACTTTTTTGTTAGGAAATGTGATGACAAAATAGCAGAAGCTAAATGCCTATTGAACAATCGCTCTACTTGTAGCTCtataatgatttaaaaaaaaaaaattaaaaatgaaaaacgccgttgccggggatcgAACCCGGGTCACCCGCGTGACAGGCGGGAATACTTACCACTATACTACAACGACTTTGCTGTTGGTTGCGTttcttaaaacaaaataattgaagAGTTAGAGTATTTTTGTTGGATAATTCTGTTTGACAATAGGAATTTGatgatttaatttcttttcacAACAGCGATtgataaaaatgtttaaatgttGGATTAAgggtaatttttaaataaaataatagcaaGAAAAAGAGTCcgttgaaaaagaaaaagaaaataaaaataggatGTGAGTCGCCAAAAAAATTGGCTAGCCTTAGATTAATTAATAACCGTCAgagttttggttttatttgtgGTTCTTTACCGTTATAACACAAACGTAAATGCATAATTCCTGTGTTTTTTGTGCAATTTGATTTTCAAGATTGGTTTAATTTGCTCAACATAATGCTTCCCTTTCATTAGCTGAATTATTGTGGTTTGTCATCAAAAGAAACATGGCGGAAGGAGCCGCTGGTGCTCGAGAGCTTGACCAGACGCCCACATGGGCTGTCGCTGCTGTTTGTGCTATTATCGTTTTGCTCTCTATCATTTTGGAGAAGTTTCTTCATTGGACGGGAGAGGTTTGTCATtcactttttctattttgatcCAATTTCTTATGTTGGATTAGCATTTTCCATTttccatttttgtttttgtttttgtttttgtcgtTTAGTCTTTTTTATACATGTTTTTGTCGTTTAGCCATTATACATGTTTGCATTGCACCCTTCCATGCAAACCTATATAAGCAATTGGATTCTGGTGGATGGGCCACCCGACTCATATACCAacaatatttgtttttattgttgGATCATGGAAATGAGATTTTGTAGAACATGATACATTCTTCCTTTTCTCAAATTAATGATTCTGCTGCTTTGATCTCAGTGGTTTCAAAGTAGACACAAGAAAGCTCTGTATGAGGCTCTTGAGAAAGTTAAAGCAGGTTCTGTTTTCCTCCTACCGAattgatttatttgatttccaaTTCCAATTTAATACTAATCTTTATATTTATGACTTTATGTTGTTGCAGAGCTTATGGTTTTAGGCTTCATATCTCTACTCCTGACATTCAGCCAAAACTTCATTTCTGAAATCTGCATTCGTGAAAAATTTGCCAATACAATGTTGCCATGCCCGAAAAAGGGCGACTCTCATGAAGGTGATTCTTCTAAACCTTTCAAAGAGGAGGATCATAACCGCAGGCTTCTATTCTATGACCGCAGATTTTTAGCAGCTGGCTCCCCAGCTGCAGGATGCAAACCGGTAACTCTTTGCTTTATTTTGTGAATTGGAAAGTCTCAATAACAGACTCATTTATCATTTCCGTCATTGCTTAAAACGTATGGCTGTTTCTTTAGGGGCACGTGCCACTGATATCTCTGAATGGACTGCATCAATTGCAcatcttcattttcttcttagCAGTTTTCCATGTGTTCTACGGTGCAATAACAATGACACTTGGAAGATTAAAGGTGGAGTGCACATTTTGGATTTCGTTTAAAATGCTTCCTGCAGTTAGACACATTCGAGCCTTTCTTTTATCAGGGCATAGCCTTAACCTTCAAGCCTTCTTTTTTGTGCAGATTCGTGGTTGGAAAGAGTGGGAACGTGAGAGTTCCCAGGATCATGATACTAAGAACGGTATTTCATATTAACTCTTCTGTGCTCCCCACTGAGACTTGCaatgtttttccattatttAGTATGGTAAATTTTATTCATATGTCTGGTGCTAAATTGCTGTACAGATCCAACAAGATTCAGGCTCACCCATGAGACATCATTTGTCAGAGACCACACAAGTTTCTGGACAAGAACGCCATTCCTCCATTACATTGTAAGGATGCTATCATTaacattttctatttaattagctgaatatgaaagaaatcctaagTGCAATTTTGTGATTCGATACATTAAGTTCGAAATGATTAGTAATTGGATATTTTAACCTTGCAGGTATGCTTCTATAGACAATTCTTCAGATCCGTCACAAAAGCTGACTACTTGACAATGCGGCATGGATTCATTTCTGTGAGTTACagttagtttatttatttcaataccATCATGTATTGAACTGTTTTGATTCATAAATTAACAGAATTATTCTTATAGGTTCATTTAGCACCTGGAAGCAAGTTTGACTTTCAGAAATACATCAAACGGTCATTGGAAGATGATTTTAAGGTAGTCGTCGGTATCAGGTAAATGTTGGAAATCTCTGTTCTTTAGCGAGTATTAGACCAAACTCGAGCTGTAATAATTCTCTGTTTGTGTGCATTTCCTGGCAGTCCATTACTCTGGGCTTCTGTGGTGATTTTCCTGCTCTTTAATGTTCATGGTTCGTCTTTTTAAGTTTCTTTGAGAATTTCTGTTAGCCATTTCATGTTTAATTTCTGAATGTTAAGCAGAAGATGATGACATTTGTTTTCTTGCAGGATGGCTCATCATATACTGGGTTTCTATACTTCCTATATTTGTAAGGAACTTCCCTTAAAAAATTGATTGGATAATTGACAAGATGAAAGGTTAACATTTGATTCGGTTGAATTGAAGGTAATCTTAGCTGTTGGAACAAAACTACAAGCAATTATAACCCAAATGGCAGTTGAAATTCAAGAAAGACATGCTGTGGTACAAGGAATACCACTGGTTCAAGTGTCGGACAAAcatttttggtttggttggCCTCATCTGGTCCTTTTTCTCATCCACTTTGTCCTGTTTCAGGTTTGTTTTACACATGGTTAGACATTTGGCCAAATAGAGTTATTACATAATTATCATCGTATTCTGATAAGCTGTTTTGTACAGAACGCATTTGAGCTAACATATTTCTTCTGGATATGGGTAATGCTCAATCTTCACCTCTTTGAACTTATCTCCAAACTGACATTTAATGACTAATCATCATCATTCTTCCTTTTGCTGCAGTATGAATTTGGCTTGAATTCATGTTTTCACGAGCATATAAATCTTATATACCTAAGAGTTGCTCTAGGGTAAGTCCACCGCCATGGCGCTTAATCTGAACACATGCCTTGCTGCTGAAATCATTTCCATTTTAAAAGTGTTGGAAATGACATGATGAAAGTTGTGAATTTGACAGGATAGGAGCTCAAATTCTCTGCAGCTACATCACACTTCCACTCTATGCCCTTGTTACCCAGGTATGGTTATAGTCTTCACATTCCGGATATTATGTCAACCTTTAAGTAAGGTAAACATTGAAGCTTTGTCCTGGTATTCAGATGGGATCAACGATGAAGAGGTCGATTTTCGATGAACAAACTTCGAAGGCCTTAATGCAATGGCATAAAAATGCTGTAAAAAAGAAGCAGGAGGGGAAGTCTGATCACATCCCCACCAAGACACTAGGAGGGAGTCCTAGCCCCAACTCTCCGGCGCACTCGCCGATGAAAATGTCAGCTCAGCCAAGAAATATTGAATTGACTGATGTTGAAGCAGTTGGAGCAAACACTCACCAGACAGTAGATATTATGGCTACCATTGATCttcatgatgatgatgatgatcaaAACAAAGGAACTCACCAATACAGCCAACAACGCGATTTACTGAGTTGATGCTGATGCTATTAGCTGTAGCAGTagaattcttttttctttacttGAAGTCATTTTAGTTGGTTCCAAATTAGTTTGATATTCAACACTTTATTTCTTTTCATCCCCTGGCCTGCAGCACACATACTGACTGACTATAAAAATATGATTATGTACTCTAATTGTTGTTAGGTACAATTGTAAATCTAATACAAACATTTTCAttacttaaataaaatattagtattagaGAAAATGCGAAAAAGCAGAATAGTAGGGACAAAATGGTAAAGTGGATGAATGGATAGGGTAGAGATAGAGATAACTGATAACAGGAATTTGATATTCCAACGGCCATGGCTTGTTGTACAAGGAGCTTAAACAGATGGGCAATCAATAATCTTCAgattaattcaaataaaaaacatgAACGTGAACATGAACACGAACAGCCTTCGATTGTCTCAATACCCACTTCAAGAAGAAGCGCAATTTTGATATCTTCACTGTCGATTTCGTTCCCTCAATTATCAGAGGCTAGAGAGAGACGCAGCAAGAAGAAGATTCCTCTTGAAGACTATCTCACTTCCCGTTAGTTACACATTCTTCTCTAATCTTTCATTTTGTTGTATTCATAAGAATTGTACAtaattcggatttgtttctgttGAAAACTCAGCTGATGGGTTGAAATATTATGATCTTATTGAGGGAAAGGGTCCCGTAGCTCAGAAAGGATCAACGGTTCAGGTTCATCCCAATTCAAACTTACTCTCACTTTAACCCTATTTTAGTTACATAACTTGCTTTATTTGCaggtacattttgattgtatatacaGGGGCATAACAGCGGTCTCAAGTCGAGAGTCCAAGCTATTGGCTGGAAATCGTGCCATCGCACAGGTTATTATGTCTATCATTTTCAGAAACTGGTGTTGTAGCTTCATTCTGAGAAATTCCTAGGTAGACCGATCGTAGATTGACGTCATTTGTAGATTGAAGCCAATCTACGAATAAcgtggtagactcggtctacctaagaatttctcggtCCGTAATATACTCGGTcgacctaagaatttctcataaTGAAGCTTTAACTGCTTATTGATGATTTGATTAGGTATATGAGTTTAAAGTTGGAGCAGCTCCGGGCAAAGAACGAAAGAGAGACTTTGTGGACAACCCAAATGGCCTATTTTCAGCTCAGGCTGCCCCTAAACCACCTGCTGCTATGTACTCCATAACAGAGGGGATGAAATTAGGTGGAAAGGTGATGAAAAATTGTTCTATaatctttaatttgtttttccatttaattcTATAGCTCCTGTTTTTGTTTTAATCCTATTGTGTTGTCATTTTTTTCTTTGCAGAGGACTGTAATTGTTCCTCCTGAGTCCGGCTATGGCAAGAGGGGAATGAATGAAATCCCAGTAAAACTACTAATCCTGACTCTGATGTTTATAATGGTTAAAGTTAATCGGGTACATAACTGATTGAAGTTATTTCTTGCTCGCAATGCAGCCAGGGGAAACCTTCGTGCTGAATATTGAGCTCTTAAAAGTGACACCACCTGAAGAAAAATGAGCTCAATTTCAAATACAAGGAAAGTCTCATGCTGGATGAAAGTTTTGGCCAGAAGAAAGAAACGAAGCTTCACTTTCGTGTTAATTGTTCTTCAGTTCCACGCAAGTCGAAGAGACAAATTGGTATTTGATTCAgactttttaaaacaaaattgaattGTACACAGAGATTAGGGGAATAATAGTCCATGATGACAACATGATGTTCAAATTCTTGCCATTTCAAATAGAGATGCTTGTCGCATTTATTTCAGATAAAATACTTAAGTACTAATTTAGCTTGATTATGGAATCTTCAATTACACTCAACTTGTTACTCAACTCAAGTCTACGACTACGTTTTACCAAGGCCAACTCCTCAATTCTCCATCTCCAAGTTAGATTTCCAAAATGTCAGTTTATCTTAACGAGGTACAAGCTTAATACAACCACTAGAAATATAACTTGCGTACAACCAAAACTTGATCCTAAAGCTCAGATGCTCTATCAATTCATATCTCATCAATGTAATCCAGAAGACCTTCAACCTCCTGCCTCAAGGCTACAACTTTTTGTTGGTGTGGAGCAGCTCTGTTCTCAATTTCACGGGCCCCGAGCTTCTTTTCGTAGCAATCTACTATTATTGCGTGTTTTACGATCAATCTTTCCTGCAATTCTCTCTCCTTGGCCACCAGCTCTTCAACCTGTAAAAATAATCATTAGAGCTCACTTTACAGGACAATAGTTGGTTATGCTACTTCAATCTAGCTATAAcatttccaaaaaaataaataacagaATGAGTTGCAAATGCATGCAAAATGACAAGAGAACCTTGGGCAATATATGAGTAGCTGTAGAAGAAGACTGTAAGAATGCTAGCAAGGGCTTCAACTCCTTCGCATGCTCTTTCAACAAAGCGTCAGCTGTCTTCCGTGCAGTTTTACAAGCTTGGATGTCGCCTACCCTTGAAAGATCACGTAGAGATGCTTCTAGTTTCTCATGTGTTGCTAAGCATTGGTTAATAATACTTTCAATCTGCTGAACTGTTGCTCGCACCTGAAATTACATTGATTTTATCATAAAATGGAATTTTTGTGACAATGAAGTTGTCAAATAGTTCAGAAATTTGAGCACATTTGATTATATAAAGAAATCCTACTTACCTCATCCCACTGCAGTTTTGCCAAATATGAAGCCGAAGACTTGGAGATTGACCAGTCAACATGCACACACACAATACCAGCAACAAAGAGGAAGAAAAATCCAGCAATCAACATAAATGGCTCCCTCAGCATTGAAAGTTTGTTGAACCTATAATACACCTGCAACATAATAGCAATAACATAAAAAAGGTCAGTTTCTTAATATTCATGAGCAACAGGCTTGAAATTAGCTTTTCCTTTAAAATCTGTTCAATAAACAATATCTCAGAGGCAAAAGAAATACTTGGAAATACTGATTATGCTCTGGTACAGCATTGGTCTTTTCCAGCACGACTACTGGCCTACCGGCAACATCCAAGTGAGAAATTTTTGTCTGCAATAATCAACAGCCACAATTAAGTAAAGAAGAACCTTACAGATTTACAAATTACAGAAATATGAATACATAAGATTGAAAGTATTTAGAACTTAAAGATAAATTACATAAGATTAAAAGATTATGCAGTAAGAAAATCCACTAAAAGGAAAGATGTGAAAATGCGTAGCCCTGCAATACCTCTTCTCTTTGATTTACAGGAAATGGGATAGAAGCAGATAAATCTCTGGATCCCTCTGGCAAAACAACCTGGAATCAGAATACCGAGTCAAGACTACTAGGAAAACAGATGCAAATAAACATATATGCATAATATAAAACAAGATTGTTGCTATGTTATGAACCTTCACAATGAGATTATCGATGACCAACTCATTCATAGGAGAAGCAAATGTTATGTTCAGGAAACGTTTCCCGTCTGACTCAAACAAAAAGTCTGGTAGGGGTAAACTGTAACCGATTGTAAAAGTTGTTCTCCAACCACCAAACATTGGATATCTAGGTTCAATTAATAACTTTGTCTGCAATAAAACATGTACTCAATCAGAATCAGtaataaacatatattaatCAAAAGATTTACCTTTCTAGAATCTGCCCATAGTTGAGAGGTTGATATATTTCCAATCTCATCCCTATAATAAATGGAGTGAGCTCTTGGTGGCAATTTTGCAATGAAATGTTTAATGGCTGATGCTCCTCGAATGTTGGGTCTGGCCTGGTAATCAAGCCTGCAGAATTTAAgaaacaaacataaacaaacTCTCGATTTAACAAACACGGGAGAAACAAGTAAGGACCACAAGAACCTACCTAGAAAATTCACCCTTGCTTTTAGCACCGCCATGGACAATAATGTAATGTTCTGTAACTTGCACATT
This region of Mercurialis annua linkage group LG1-X, ddMerAnnu1.2, whole genome shotgun sequence genomic DNA includes:
- the LOC126656935 gene encoding protein S-acyltransferase 21, producing MARRHGWQLPVHTFQIVAITVFFLLSVAYYAFFAPFLGKDIYEYVAVSVYSILALAVFILYVRATAINPADPGIMLEADGTIGPKSQNGTDLPGNVSSIEEPSKVRLKDGGKSARHGSSLCSKVGGFFCGFLIKHDCRKDDDILQEQSGEDALFCTLCNAEVRKFSKHCRSCDKCVDGFDHHCRWLNNCVGRRNYITFVSLMATSLLWLLVEFGVGVAVLVRCFVDRKGMEHLITEKLGIGFSRPPFASVVAVCTAVSLLATVPLGELFFFHMILIRKGITTYEYVVAMRTQSEPPGPSVDGGGDQQSLPSSPTSSAVTALSGRSSVGMSLQYRGAWCTPPRIFMDHQDEIIPHLEPGRLPSTVDPDTVPEGDKGKRLPQRPVRISAWRLAKLDSNEAIKAGAKARASSSVLRPISSRHHPYDTDHLSSSNISGRSSPMSTDQGFHNTNGRTGTSRVGVSPSRSNSYAPSNVSHTSRDDIEACQQSVSNFSSANVSNLATSPLQHPLSNRDHFNPIYQALTNQSPARRNEPNGNAPRENAAQVPVRRNVGAMENMRSSVYWDPEAGRFVSSSSRGVGLSSEVPRAELLYTDQSIFFGGPLVNEGLSRGTRSGSSLGSDVDRGAGGGGGGSASSQYYQQSRPQRGGQLPVFVPSDSQQNQFSSRLP
- the LOC126656960 gene encoding MLO-like protein 9 gives rise to the protein MAEGAAGARELDQTPTWAVAAVCAIIVLLSIILEKFLHWTGEWFQSRHKKALYEALEKVKAELMVLGFISLLLTFSQNFISEICIREKFANTMLPCPKKGDSHEGDSSKPFKEEDHNRRLLFYDRRFLAAGSPAAGCKPGHVPLISLNGLHQLHIFIFFLAVFHVFYGAITMTLGRLKIRGWKEWERESSQDHDTKNDPTRFRLTHETSFVRDHTSFWTRTPFLHYIVCFYRQFFRSVTKADYLTMRHGFISVHLAPGSKFDFQKYIKRSLEDDFKVVVGISPLLWASVVIFLLFNVHGWLIIYWVSILPIFVILAVGTKLQAIITQMAVEIQERHAVVQGIPLVQVSDKHFWFGWPHLVLFLIHFVLFQNAFELTYFFWIWYEFGLNSCFHEHINLIYLRVALGIGAQILCSYITLPLYALVTQMGSTMKRSIFDEQTSKALMQWHKNAVKKKQEGKSDHIPTKTLGGSPSPNSPAHSPMKMSAQPRNIELTDVEAVGANTHQTVDIMATIDLHDDDDDQNKGTHQYSQQRDLLS
- the LOC126656973 gene encoding peptidyl-prolyl cis-trans isomerase FKBP18, chloroplastic, which encodes MACCTRSLNRWAINNLQINSNKKHEREHEHEQPSIVSIPTSRRSAILISSLSISFPQLSEARERRSKKKIPLEDYLTSPDGLKYYDLIEGKGPVAQKGSTVQVHFDCIYRGITAVSSRESKLLAGNRAIAQVYEFKVGAAPGKERKRDFVDNPNGLFSAQAAPKPPAAMYSITEGMKLGGKRTVIVPPESGYGKRGMNEIPPGETFVLNIELLKVTPPEEK
- the LOC126656946 gene encoding dolichyl-diphosphooligosaccharide--protein glycosyltransferase subunit 1A, which codes for MEFRGLRFSLVALTIAILSTTVLSDLIISRVDRRIDLTSQIVRITSTLKVENAGSASVSEFLLIFPEIQAKKLSYLSATPYEGKGKTRKYGASLPIEVANPKGMPPALNSYSVSLPKPLSEGQTLTLDVLAVFTHALQPFPEKISQADIQLVLLQDSAHYLSPYAVKSQSLSVKLPDARDARVESYTKIENTNLHDSEIKYGPYENLPPYSYSPIAVHFEANQPFAVARELVREIEISHWGNVQVTEHYIIVHGGAKSKGEFSRLDYQARPNIRGASAIKHFIAKLPPRAHSIYYRDEIGNISTSQLWADSRKTKLLIEPRYPMFGGWRTTFTIGYSLPLPDFLFESDGKRFLNITFASPMNELVIDNLIVKVVLPEGSRDLSASIPFPVNQREETKISHLDVAGRPVVVLEKTNAVPEHNQYFQVYYRFNKLSMLREPFMLIAGFFFLFVAGIVCVHVDWSISKSSASYLAKLQWDEVRATVQQIESIINQCLATHEKLEASLRDLSRVGDIQACKTARKTADALLKEHAKELKPLLAFLQSSSTATHILPKVEELVAKERELQERLIVKHAIIVDCYEKKLGAREIENRAAPHQQKVVALRQEVEGLLDYIDEI